The Erigeron canadensis isolate Cc75 chromosome 1, C_canadensis_v1, whole genome shotgun sequence genome segment TAGGTTGtagtttatgtttaaaagttAGCTATTACCTAATCTTTGATGTTTGACTCTGagcattgtttttgttttttaagtcaAGTAGTCAACAAGACTATGATTTATAGTTTCAGTTTTGTTATTGTTCGAGgtaaattatttgttattttaacttttatgaAACCAACATTTCATGGTTTTAGTTGCTATGAATCATTTAGAGTTATTTGTTATCTGTTATGACCTTTAAATATTGTCGAAGAAGGATTTTATTCTTATCTAATGTTGCACCGAAATTTAATGACAAGCGAAAAGGGTGGATTTTCTCTTCACATGACACTGCCATGTTTAGACAAGAAGCTTTTTGTACATAAGGTATCTGAGTTTAGTTGATATCGAGAATTGCAATCAAGTGTCCTTTTtgtagtttagttattttaatggGTTTACATAATGTTTCACCATTTGATATGGGTTGTGTATACGGGTCAGGCAAAAAGTTACAGTAAAAGGTTAAATGTCAAACAGGAAGGAAGTTGACCAAGATAAGCTTTTCGCATATAAGTTTTTTTAGAGAACCTCAGATTAGAACGACGGTCTATGTTCATGGAGAGGGATTATATGTGGTAATATTAGCACGACTATAGTTACTTGGAATGTTTCTCATAAAGTTGATTATGTTTTCCTACAAAGTTAATAATTTGGTATATCTTGTGTCGGCTCAAGTATTGTCTGATTTTAGATATCTTTCAAATTTGAACCGCGTAGGTGAAAATTTCACCTGCTATCGAAGATTTGAATTTGCAGTTTCTGTATGTACCACCAGTTTATATTATTTGCACGTGTCCTTCATCATGAGATATTTCTAATGGTTTGGTTTAAATGCCAACAACGATTTGCTGGGAAATAAGCCCAGACATATAGGGGATGAAATTGGCAGTTTGTTTCTCTAATTTTGTTGTGAGCTTTATAGCCCTATCCTTACAAACTTCCAAATAATTTAGGCGCAATTTACGTTATGACGCTTTTGTATCCTCATTATTTGTGATTGCAGGGATTTGTTTGACAATATGTTGTACGGTGGCATCCTGTTTTCGATCTCAAAGCTGGAGCAGCAAGAACTATTGTGATTTGTGAGTTTATCTCGCTTAATGCATGGAAAATCTTTTGATGGTTAATTAATGATAAATTATTAGTAGCGTAATAATTTCATATTGACTGTGTACTAATCTCTCTCTAAACGGGAACACGCAGAACAACCAGATCACTAGCCTCATACCCTCAACACTAACTGTGTATCTCTTATGTGGTTAgtatgtttaataataataataataataataataataataataataataataataataataataataataataataataatagggatATTAATGTAATGATGTGTTGtgtcatattattatttttatttttattatttttggtaTAAATTCTATATATGTTGTGAAACAGGTGCTAATGGACGACCTCAGACTCTCGCTTCCCGTCGAGGTAAATACAacttatttaacattttaactAACGATTGTAGTGGGCAAAGTGGGTAATTGGTCAATATGAGCATTCCTAACCTGGTCAAAAAGTGTGCCTGCAAGGTCGATATGATTCATATGGTCAAATCGGTCAAACCATGTTCATCTAACTCCAAAAGTAACTTTGCTTTTCTCGGTAAGATACCAATGGATATAAAGAGGCTGTCAATAGATATACAGAAATGAAAGCGAGGTTCCATGATGATGCAACTAAACCAGAATAAGATTAGCGATAGTTGGTTGATTATTTAGCTTTGTATATAATAACTtacaattgattttttttttgaaatacgGATAGACAAGTTTGTTTACATGttgataaataaagaaaagtgGGTGATTTTTGATTGTTGTGTTtacatattgatattgataaccCATCTTATTCGTCGTCACCATCACCCGTTGCCTCTACCGTCACACCGCTATCATCATCGCCGACGCATCGCGCGGGCATCCATCTAGTATATTGTAAAGTGAATCTTATTATATGGAAGGAAAAATACTTAAAGCCCAATGGTAACTTATGGCCAGTTTAGTTCGcagaatgtttttaaaaaaattggaatCCGTCAATATAATTGGAATTTAATGGAATtagaatttaaaagttttgaaatttgttaCATGTTTAATGGACAGAATTcaataaaatttggttaaagaaattaaaatatatattatgtcaAATGACAAATTTAACTTCTATTAcccttttattataataataataataataataataataataataataataataataataataatagtctTTTTCTTAACACACCAATCTACTACGGAGTATTTTGTTCACACACGCCGTCGCTCCCTTTTCTTCTGCACACtagacacacacacataataatCCACCAAATATGTTCACCCCACATAATAACCCACAAACAATAAAAAGTTCCAAAACAATATAACTCTAAAAAGGAAGCTAGAAACACTCTCTGCCTTTGTTCTCGCATACAAACAAACTCACATATACCTTTTCTCCAACAACGGCAATGGCTGACGGAATAAATGGTGGCGACCGGAATAACAGTGGTGGTGGTTAATAACTTAATACCTTACCTGACATCAAATCAGATTTCATAAAACGaagacttttttatttttcagatttcaaaaagagaagatttttatttttatttttgatgtttaTTGTAAGTGGACATTTTGGTAAACAAGGGTGAATTTCTTGAAATATTTGAAGATTCTATCATGTTAATGATGGAATTGTAAATTTCATATTTCAacgaatttgatggaattttttAGATTTCAATTCTAATGATTTTTCAACCAAACAAGAGAATGAATGGAATTTATATTACAATTCATATGAATTCCAATGGATTCCAATGAAACAAACACCCTTTagtgttttgttttgaaaaagatgtagtatatatttaactttacaaTTGTATGGgcaaatatataaaatagaatttAGTTATAATATCCCTACGATATACAAATTAACTATGTATTGTAAAGTAAATCttattatatgaaaagaaaaatacttaACGAACAATATTAATCAATCGAATTCTAATGTAATTATGAAAATAACATACACCACATAAATatgattaaattaatatttgtcttttttgtttatataagcaAACGAATAGAAGGAAAAACATCCTATAGGTTAAATAGTTACGGAGTATTAGTTTaggtttaatataaataatatgaatatcaatgttaattaattagtaacttatttttaaaaagaattaacCGATGTTGTAttgatttgttattatttattatattattgctATATACTTCGTATCATTTATAATAGTCATTAGTTACAAACTtatgatatttgttttttaacttcaaaggtgaattttatattaattgaaataaattaatataaagttaatctttaagttaaaaaaaatcttaatattGTAATTAATGATTACAAAGTTTTGTAATTAATGATTTATATACCtttaatgattttgtttattagATATACTAGCGAATTTTCCCGAGTTCAACCCGggtgttttaattaaaattataaaactataaaatattcatgtaatttttgttattaatatattataaattgatatgtagatgatgaattgaataacataataattataaaaggtttgcaataaaagattaggaactttaaataagcatttagtaagttatttttaattaaaaatagtgtaaattatttatgacatcataattaaaataaagaccttttaaaaaaagtgtaGACTTGccaaatcatattttttctaaaaatatttttaaaagacaattctcttttatttagtatagagaTATCATTAAACAAAGGGGGTCTCCcaattagaaatataaataattaaaacatagtttcaataaaaaaaaccaagGATATATTATTCTCCAATTTGAGTTTTACTCGCATCTCGAATAAATTCAAGGACATATTCGAAGAAATTTTGACCACCAGTCGGAATGGTTTGTGGGTTCCGAACGGCTGGAGCGGCTGACcctaattagataacaattacaAAATAAGTAATAAGTACCTTGTTCTGGACTTGAAATTCTCTGATTTTCTAATAAAATTGTTGGTTTACTTCCACACCGGATAGATCATATAACACATTTAGGgcccctttttttttccattaagtGATAGTGTgaattaagtgtgtgtttgAATTTAGTGTGCCTGAGACAAGTAAGacgataaataaataattgttgtTTGTTATGTGTGCTGAATTAACCAAACGAATAATTTAAATTAGTATAATATCCTTGAAATTTAATGAgtgttttttaaagaaaagtttTGAAAGGATAATTATATACCTTTTAATTGCactaatttttaattaagtgaTGAAATATAATATGTAGAACGAGACTGAGTTAAGTTGGAACTATCTACAAATTAAACTTGGTGGTGTATATGTAGAACGATCGATGGATGTCGAATTATTATGCATGCATGCATATGTATAGTAGTAGAgtgtatatatagagataggTGTCGTTAAGAACAAGGGGCGGGGTGGGGGGTTGACTTAATTACTATCATAAATTTTGCACATCTTTTGATAGAGAGTCTTAAATTATATTGCCGCACCTAACTCTGATCCCATGCAAGCAAGCAAGCAAGCAACACTACTGAATGGATCATATGCATCAATTTAATtgaatacacacaaaaaaaaacattaaatgcaTGCCGTTTAATTCACTCACGTATAGTACTCGATCAATTAAGTACAGCTGTCCACCACCCTAGCTTTTTTTCTCCATAAATAGCCACCGTGCGTACGTAGTTTCACCACCACCCCACCCCCATCTATCTCATcgatcaaacatatatatattgtaattccATAGCTAGCTAGACGGTACGTGATCAAACTtaattattaacaaaatatGGCCTTCTTCTTCCTGTCATCCAACAGGTCGTCGTGTTTTGTAGCAGCAGTTGCACTGCTACTACTAGTTGCAGCTCTTTTTGTGCAGACTAGCAATGCAAGAAACGTACCTACCACGCTAATAAGTGACAAAACTCCGGCAGCCGTCGTGGAGGTGGTGGATACCGCCGCACCAAATAATAATAAGCAGCAGCAGGGGGTTGAAGATGAGAAGAACTTCATTGCGTATGGTGGCGTGGGTGGTTTTGCGGGTGTTGGTGGATACGCGGGCGTACTCCCAACACTTGGGGGAGTAGGTGGTGCTAGTGGGCTTCCCGGCATAGGTGGTCTTGGGGGCGCTAGTGGTATCGGTGCCGGTGGTGGTCTGGGGGGACTTGGTGGGGGAGTTGGTGCAGTCAAAGGTGGCGGCATCGGTGGTGGCATCATTGTTCCTTAATTCCATCCATCAGTTGGAGTAGCATGCAGTACGTAGTGGACCTACCAAATTACGTACTGATCAGTTCGTATTATTAATTAAGATAATATCATGATTGCATGCATGCATgtctttaattaattagcttttgtttgtttcatcattttgattttctagCTAAGTTAATTACTGGTGTAGTACGTACTACGATGTCATCTTTTGCGTTTCTGCATGGTCGGTCCGTCTTTTAGTTTGATTTAAGAATGTCGTGTCGTCGGTATAATTAATTGTACCTCCGCTCCGCTCCCTCGttattttggtttgtttttttctaCCTAATATATTATTATCGATCTGTATGTTtttgatctttttctttttttttttaatttttataacaaCATTGAAGAATTAATTATACAAGCTAGCTAGTAATATACATGGATTAATTCATATACATGATCGACGACAAACAAGGACTCGACTAATAAACGATTATGACCAAATTAAACAAATAGAAACTAAAAAACTGAATCAAATTAAGccattagttaattaattgcAATCTCACGTACACATCTCCATATATATCATTGTACGTTGTTCATATCGATCTCCTtccactagctagctagctttaCAATTTACATCACTTCAATTTCTGTTTTcatgttttaattaactaatttgtGGGTTATCATGTTGCACGTACTCTTATGATGGCTATCACTTCAATATTTTAGTTAGTTTGTGGTTATCGATCATTTCAATATGTTTGTACTCTTAATTATGATAGATGGCTACGTACCATATATGCATGTTTTAATTTGTGGTTATGATCATGTTATCACTTCAATATTTTAGTAAATCTAGTGAGACGACATGGTTTTAAGGCAGAATAAAAGCAGCTGTAATAAGCAGATATTATAGTTGCAACCCGTAAATTAGAATATTAGTATGAGATATATAACGTACAccttaaattaattaaagtagAATATTATCATATTATGTTATGTCTGAGTCCTTCATTATTCTTGTTATATTCTTGTTTtaatttgtgtgtgtattttatatatgttgccCCTTAATTTTTAGGTTGGTGACTTCAATAATGTTTTTGGGAAAGGACCATCTGAGATCCAGAATTTCGAcaacatatatattgttggCTGTTTGGTTTTTGTACCTTGTTCTTCTATTTTTTCTTCATGTTACACTACGATTGATAGATGGTACGTACGTGGTATGGGATGTTTTGTGTACTTAGTACTTACTAGTTACCGTAACTATATAAGGACCCTAGTTAAACAGTGATGGCAGTCAACGTATGTGGGCGTATGTTGTTGTGGATGCATATCTATATGTCCCATCTTTTGAACTCAACTACGATATGATGCTGCCATTTTTGAATTGTATAAAACGACACGAAAAAAAGGTCAAAAATGAATGCAAATTCTTAGAGCATTCACGGTGGGAGATACTCATCCTCTAAGCCTGTCAGCACCATATCAACTCAAAGACTCACCAAGGACAAATCCTTTAAAACACGCACAATGCCAAAACTAGTCTAAGACctaccatttatttatttttaaacaactaaaaatacataatatatataaaaaaaacttagaaaaaacattcaattaattaaaaaaaacatactttattcataaaaattaataacaaaatataaaaaaaattacaacacaCATTAAActagaaaattaaaatgaaattgtccgctacataataataattaaaacaacatattaaaccaattaaaaaactgtaaggtgccctatcgttgcgtggatcgtaataagatgtgattcgttatgtcaagagtgcggaatcctcttgagataactagatagctattgccttttgttgattaataagtaattaaccaacccaaggagatgcacaaggcttgtggttcgtgtagaagaacacacgaaggaacaattaaccttagctcgtaaattcgtgaatatctcTCAAAAATTCgtcaatcattaacctaatttcgtagattaggtcttgtatttatactagttgatattgggttgtgtgggcttcggccttaatcgcgTAATTAGGCTCGAAATAACAATTAGCCAATCtaccttgtgctgacgtcagcacgagggtaatccttcatgctgatgacgtcagcacgagggacgtgcctttgactctttgtttgacttcgtttggcttgtacataacatccaatcatcgtttaagtgttctacgacacttataaaccttgattttatgttcttgtacctgcaaaacaatatataacacacaaacacaatacaaaacattaacagatataatattgaagttcaaacgtaatcattaaatatcaacacaagttcttatctaaatgattacacacaagttcctaaaaacataaatgataatcaaatctatgttgcgattgtcacaacgaatctgcatctacaaaaACCAACTAAACACCGCCGGGACCTCAGATGATCGGTGTATACTCTGCCATCAACTTCTTCTTCGCGTCCTTGATGAACCTCTTCTCCTCCTCGTCCAACTCGGTCGTCCCCATGAAAGAAAGTGTTGAATACATCGTCCTTTTCGTTTCTTCCTCGCGGATCCAAGCTAGTGACTCCTTCTGGGACTCCATGACATCCTGTTTGGTGTTACAATGCCTCTCGAGTCGGGCTGCGATGTCGGATGGTGATGATGACTGAGCTGAGCCTGCATCGGAAGAAGCGGAAGTGCGGGGAGTCTTTGCTTTAGTTGGACGCGCATACGGGTTGGGGCCGAAAAGTTCATTTTCGGTTCCAAGATCGATGGGTGCATAAGCGAAAACATCCTCATCAGTGTCAACATCCA includes the following:
- the LOC122596551 gene encoding glycine-rich protein 5-like, whose protein sequence is MAFFFLSSNRSSCFVAAVALLLLVAALFVQTSNARNVPTTLISDKTPAAVVEVVDTAAPNNNKQQQGVEDEKNFIAYGGVGGFAGVGGYAGVLPTLGGVGGASGLPGIGGLGGASGIGAGGGLGGLGGGVGAVKGGGIGGGIIVP